From one Planococcus citri chromosome 3, ihPlaCitr1.1, whole genome shotgun sequence genomic stretch:
- the LOC135840893 gene encoding uncharacterized protein LOC135840893 isoform X1, with protein MDSARISVPLRASNLSGKKMRKRRELDALVASNGMKRFSAYNGGPVCVKPGTNYHDQLLSESTDDQEDYWRSRNKAAAKRNRSTMLRRRCSSLLNVCTILLVFGCVMVTSTVLWLFLDIKHQANYLHSEMDQVVSGNQGIPESVRQCHLQTKELQRNQSEMTVRINSLNTQLNSLSKEISQISNDLKSVQSKLNSSTERSNVPTHSGLTEMTNWISVLNDTVAQLKQSENRMQDGFHTLTNNVTSLKEKLSSQKVPNGGVSVTNKETSSSDFQQIVDNLNYSFTYLNTSLNNEINLIKMNHSQDHHLIEVIQSYLNQTINPGLSNLTEEHTQIAALPDTVKNLTQKYEFLDLKLKSLIEEIHSLNETNKTDKIDIPTTTNSVPTANN; from the exons ATGGACAGCGCTAGAATATCGGTTCCTTTGCGCGCGTCCAATTTATCGGGTAAAAAAATGCGTAAACGTCGCGAACTGGACGCCCTAGTCGCGTCCAATGGAATGAAGCGATTCAGCGCCTATAACGGAGGACCGGTTTGCGTAAAACCAGGCACAAACTATCACGATCAATTGCTCTCCGAGTCGACCGACGATCAAGAGGATTATTGGAGATCGAGGAATAAAGCGGCTGCGAAAAGAAACAGATCAACGATGCTGAGGCGAAGATGCTCTTCTTTATTGAATGTGTGCACGattttattagtttttggaTGCGTTATGGTTACGTCGACGGTTCTGTGGCTGTTTTTGGATATCAAACATCAGGCCAATTACCTGCATAGTGAAATGGATCAAG TTGTCTCTGGTAATCAAGGTATACCAGAATCAGTACGGCAGTGCCATTTGCAAACTAAAGAATTACAAAGAAATCAGTCTGAAATGACTGTTCGAATAAATAGTTTAAATACACAATTGAATAGTTTAAGTAAAGAG ATATCGCAGATTtcaaacgatttgaaatcagTTCAAAGTAAATTAAACTCATCTACGGAGCGCTCTAATGTTCCTACTCATTCTGGCCTTACAGAGATGACGAATTGGATTAGCGTTTTGAACGATACCGTTGCTCAACTAAAACAATCGGAAAATCGTATGCAAGATGGTTTCCATACGTTAACTAATAACGTAACTAGTCTTAag GAGAAATTATCATCGCAAAAAGTTCCTAATGGAGGTGTTTCCGTTACTAATAAAGAAACCAGTtcgagtgattttcaacaaatcgtcgataatttaaattattcctTCACATATCTAAATACCTCGTTGAATAACGAAATCAACCTAATtaagatgaatcattcgcaagaTCAC catTTGATTGAAGTTATACAGTCGTATTTAAATCAAACTATCAACCCTGGATTGAGTAACTTGACCGAAGAACATACTCAAATCGCAGCACTTCCTGATacggtgaaaaatttgactcaaAAG TACGAATTCTTGGATTTGAAGCTGAAATCTTTAATCGAAGAAATCCACTCGCTCAACGAAACCAACAAAACTGATAAAATCGATATTCCTACGACTACGAATTCAGTGCCTACTGCGAATAATTAA